TGGCGCGTAGATTGATTTGAGGATTTATAGATTTGAGGATTTGAGGATTTGAGGATTTGAGGATTTGAGGATTTGATGATTTGTGGATTGGAAGATTAGAAGATTAGAAGATTAGAAGGTGAGTACTAATTACATTAGCTTGCGCATTAGGAGCAGGGGTGTCGAAATAAAACCCTATATTTTCTTTAGTATCACTACCCGCTACTCATTAAATTCCCCCTTTGAAGGTGGATTAAGGGGGATGTTCAAGGTTTTCTTACTATTCTGTTACGTATCTCCAACTAACAACCGCTAGCCAAAATTATAGTTAGTTTTTTCTAGTATCGGTACAATTTTCTTAACAAGCCCAGCACTCAACTTTATATTCTTCAAGGCCTCTAGTTGTTTTAGGTTGTGCACATCTGTCCCTACAAAATCAATTAAATTTGTATCTAATAATTGGTGAGCCACTTTGGTTACTTCGCTCCCATAATAGTTACCTAAAGACAATACATTTAATTGAAACAATAGTCCGTTATTTTTATAGGCCTCGTACTTGGCCGTGTGGTGTAAATACTGATACCGCTCAGGATGTGCAAAAATAGGAAAGTATTGAGCCGTACTTATTTTTTGTACGGCATCGCTAAAATTGAGAGAGGCTTGTAAATACGACATTTCAATTAATAAGTACCGCTTTTTAATAGGCATCACCTCTTGACGCTCTAAAAGATGCTCAAAATTAGCGTCGATCATGTGTTCTGCCGCAGCTTCTATGCTTATGGGTACCTGAAGTTT
The sequence above is drawn from the Cellulophaga sp. Hel_I_12 genome and encodes:
- a CDS encoding tyrosine-protein phosphatase codes for the protein MFHIFRKKKFLVDYLGGFVDIHNHILPGIDDGAKTVEESLQLLHSFSELGITNFIATPHIMDHYYPNTAQTIQQSLTRLQNELHKLQVPISIEAAAEHMIDANFEHLLERQEVMPIKKRYLLIEMSYLQASLNFSDAVQKISTAQYFPIFAHPERYQYLHHTAKYEAYKNNGLLFQLNVLSLGNYYGSEVTKVAHQLLDTNLIDFVGTDVHNLKQLEALKNIKLSAGLVKKIVPILEKTNYNFG